The following are encoded together in the Bacteroidota bacterium genome:
- a CDS encoding PorP/SprF family type IX secretion system membrane protein yields the protein MVKKIRYCVNRGSVFLGLVLSSSAFAQQDNHISQFNSSPMLLNPAMTAMFKGNYRGQLNYRTQWSSLLKNPFVNQAASFDIPGKKFGYGISIMNNKAGSGNMKTTSFALSCAYEVTSDPMEIHHLATGLQVGFINKSIDVSRLTFDNQYSMISGGFDQNISSLENFQSTSYFLPDVNFGVYYFNTDKERKLNPYMGISAFHLTVPKESFFGVNNRMPVRFLVNGGSKIKINETIRVEPSLLYMQQTNVREMNIGIMGDYLLVEYNTHLQLGTFYRYKDAFIIQTAVVYKEYALRMSYDINTSALSTYTRGRGAFEISIIYMKENGNYVPSF from the coding sequence ATGGTTAAAAAGATCAGATATTGTGTGAACCGGGGATCAGTATTCCTTGGTTTGGTATTATCCTCTTCTGCATTTGCACAACAGGATAATCATATATCGCAATTCAACTCATCTCCTATGTTGCTAAATCCTGCTATGACCGCTATGTTTAAAGGTAATTACAGGGGGCAGCTTAATTACAGGACCCAGTGGAGCTCACTATTGAAAAATCCTTTTGTAAACCAGGCTGCGTCATTCGATATACCAGGTAAAAAATTCGGATATGGCATAAGTATTATGAACAATAAAGCCGGAAGCGGGAATATGAAAACAACTTCATTTGCTTTATCCTGCGCCTATGAAGTTACATCTGACCCTATGGAGATCCATCATCTTGCAACCGGTTTGCAGGTTGGCTTTATCAATAAGAGTATTGACGTGTCACGGCTTACCTTTGACAACCAATATTCAATGATAAGCGGGGGCTTTGACCAGAATATTTCGAGCCTGGAGAATTTTCAATCTACCTCCTATTTCTTACCTGATGTTAACTTCGGGGTTTATTATTTCAATACGGATAAAGAAAGAAAGCTAAATCCTTACATGGGCATTTCAGCTTTCCATCTTACGGTACCCAAAGAGTCTTTTTTTGGGGTAAATAACAGGATGCCCGTCAGGTTTTTAGTAAACGGAGGTTCTAAAATAAAAATAAACGAAACGATCAGAGTTGAACCATCTCTTTTATATATGCAGCAGACAAATGTCCGCGAAATGAATATCGGTATCATGGGAGATTATTTGCTGGTGGAGTATAACACTCATCTTCAATTGGGAACATTTTACAGGTATAAAGACGCTTTCATCATTCAAACAGCTGTAGTTTACAAGGAATATGCTTTGCGGATGAGCTATGATATTAACACCTCGGCACTTTCCACATACACGCGCGGAAGAGGAGCCTTTGAAATATCAATAATATATATGAAAGAAAACGGAAATTATGTTCCAAGCTTTTAA